One genomic region from Chloroherpetonaceae bacterium encodes:
- the proB gene encoding glutamate 5-kinase, protein MTEAKKHKPETVVIKIGTNVITGSNGLLDLEVMEALTADIAAERKKGNRLIMVSSGAMGAGRSLLTLPEKSNPVSVRQILASIGQVKLIHHYSDLFEKHHLLCAQVLATKEDFRDRRHYLNMKHCFEALLEQGIIPIVNENDVVSVTELMFTDNDELAGLIAAMMNADSLMLLTSVEGIYSGSPNDPNSKVISKVEIGTSSKRSPIGELSTMITSEKSQFGRGGMQTKFSIASKLAKVGIRVYIANGKKRGMISDLLKGKELGTTFIPVKKTSGVKKWVATSESGAKAKVIINRGASEQLKRENAASSLLPIGVIRIEGTFQKGDIIKIESESGEGIGVGVAQYGSDIAASRLGKRGEKPLVHYNYLYLT, encoded by the coding sequence ATGACCGAAGCCAAAAAGCATAAGCCGGAGACCGTTGTCATAAAAATTGGAACCAATGTGATTACCGGTTCAAATGGGCTTCTTGATTTGGAAGTAATGGAAGCTTTAACCGCCGATATCGCGGCGGAGCGGAAAAAGGGAAATCGCCTTATTATGGTATCATCAGGCGCAATGGGTGCGGGAAGATCTCTTTTAACCTTGCCCGAAAAATCGAATCCGGTATCGGTGCGTCAAATTTTAGCCTCTATTGGCCAAGTCAAGTTGATACATCATTATTCAGACCTATTTGAAAAACATCATCTTTTGTGTGCGCAAGTTTTAGCTACAAAAGAAGACTTCCGCGACCGCCGTCATTACCTAAACATGAAACATTGCTTCGAAGCACTGCTTGAGCAAGGTATTATCCCTATAGTCAATGAAAACGATGTGGTATCGGTTACGGAGTTAATGTTTACCGATAACGATGAACTCGCCGGATTAATCGCTGCAATGATGAATGCAGATTCACTCATGCTATTAACCAGTGTTGAGGGAATTTATTCAGGCAGCCCAAACGACCCCAATTCAAAAGTCATTTCCAAAGTTGAAATCGGCACGAGCTCAAAACGAAGCCCCATTGGTGAACTTTCAACAATGATCACAAGCGAGAAATCGCAATTTGGCAGGGGAGGAATGCAGACAAAGTTTTCGATTGCGTCGAAACTTGCAAAAGTGGGGATTCGCGTGTACATCGCGAATGGAAAAAAAAGAGGGATGATTTCAGATCTCTTAAAAGGTAAAGAACTGGGAACAACATTTATTCCTGTTAAAAAAACTTCAGGGGTGAAAAAATGGGTCGCAACTTCTGAAAGCGGTGCAAAAGCGAAAGTGATCATTAACCGCGGTGCAAGCGAACAATTGAAACGTGAAAATGCCGCCTCAAGTCTTCTTCCGATAGGAGTAATAAGAATAGAAGGAACTTTTCAGAAAGGGGATATCATTAAAATTGAATCAGAAAGCGGAGAGGGAATTGGGGTTGGCGTTGCTCAATATGGTTCAGACATTGCAGCCTCACGGCTCGGTAAACGGGGTGAAAAGCCGCTTGTTCATTACAATTATCTTTATCTTACTTAA